A stretch of DNA from Pseudanabaena galeata CCNP1313:
ATTTCCAACCTTGGCGACGATTTTGGCGATCGCAGTCTTTTCTCTGGGGTGATTCCAGATGACGTGGTTGAGAATCTCAAATGAGTCTTCGCTTACTTCTGTTTCTCCTTGTAAGAAGGCGTAAGCTCTCAAAATCATCACCATCTGCACATATTTTCTGGTGCTTGCCACAAAGTTTTCTTTCTTGAATTCCCGTTGCAGATCGACTAGAGAATCGACTACTTGACTGGTGAATGGCAGTTTCTGCACTTGCGTCTGCATCTGCTCCAGTTCAGCTAAGCTCAGTACGGTTGTTACTTTAGGGGCGATCGCGTTGCCTGTCTTGCGTAATAGCAATGTTCTCAGGTCTTCATCACCTAAGTAATCAACCATGTACCGCAAACTCAACCGATCCCAAAATGCTCCATCTTCTTCGCCATCCAGTAATTCGTTGGAGCAGCCAATCATGGTGATTAATGGTGACTGGAGTTTGATTTTGCCGTTTAGGAATTCGCGTTCGTTCATCAGTCCTAGTGCTGAATTACGAACAATGCTGTTAGCTTTGCCAATTTCATCCATTAAGGCTAAGTGCGCTTCAGGCAACATGGCTTCGGTATCGCGAACAAATTTACCTTTCTGTAATTCCGCAAGGTCTGGCGCTCCCAATACTTCTTCAGCGACGGTGGTTTTGGTCATCAGGTAATGAAAGAATGTCGTTCCTGATATTGCGTCTGAGACGGCTTTGGCAAGTTCGGTTTTGCCTGTGCCTGGTTGTCCTCCCAAAAAGACGTGCATCTTGGCAAGGAGTCCCACCATAATCAGGTCGATCGCTTCGCTGCGATCTAAGTACACTACTTTCAATTCTTCGCGGAGTTGTTGCAGTTTAACTGTAGGTACTACTGATGGTGTGGTTGCTTTTACTTTGCCGTTGGTCTGCGCTATATCTGTGGCTATCATTTTGATTTTCTCTCTATTTTTAAAGAAGTTTTGTGGTTGCTTAGGAATAGCTGATTGGCTACTCCTAAGCTCTTCGCTAGAAGCCGATATCAAATAGGTTGTCTTCGATATCAGCTTCTGGGTCGGGATCTATACTGATTTCTTGCTGAAGTGTTTCTGCTTCTGGTTGTTGTTCAGGAATAGTAGGAGGATCGGTTGGTTTTACTTCAGTTTTTGTGGAAGCTGTGGTTGCCATTCCATTTAGAGCTTCCACACAACGTTGTTTTAGTTGGGCAAGTTTATCGGTCAGAGTGTCAGAGCGGAATTGTAATAGCTCTGAGAGCATCTTGGTTTTGTCTTCTACTTCCCGATATACTCGTAGTTGGTTTTGCAGGGTGCTGCCTTTGGTTTCTGATGCTTTCTGCGGATCTAGCAGGTCGTCTAGGTAGCCTGACATTGCCTGTACTTCTTTCTCTAGTGATTGCCTCGCGATGATGTCCATGTCACCGATTCCTGCGATCGGCATCCAGCGCATATAGTTCTCCCTATGGATTAGGGGTAGCAATTCCCGAAATGCTTTCAGTTCTGTCCTAAACCGACGGGCGACAAAGTATGTGCCGCCTTTTTCTCGAAATGGGACTCCAGACTTTTTGACAAATTCAGTCAGCATGGCGCGGATTTCTTTGCTGGTGATCTCTTGACTCCATGCATACCATTTGTCAAAGGTGGCTTTGGCAATTGTAATCAGTGATTCATATTCGCTACTCCAGTCTTCTTGTTTCCAATTGGTTGACTCGTTGCTTTTGTCAAAGCTATAGGAGGCGAGTTGGCTATAGCGGAGCTTTTTGTCTTTTTCGTTCTTGTTCTCTAGGACAAATCCATAAACCAGTACGCCATTATTCGAGATTTGACGAATTAACAGATCGTGACTGGTGAGTTGGGTTTGAGTTTTGGAACGGGCATGTTTGAATGCGCTCAGTTTGTTGGGACTTTCAGGCAAATAGCCATAGTCTAGGTTGACTTGTTGGGCTGCTTGCTTCAGTGTTTGTTCACTCAGTCGAGTTTCGGCACAAATTGACCATGCAATCAAGTCTCCTAAGTACTCGGCTCCTCTGTCGATCAAGGCTTGCTGTGT
This window harbors:
- a CDS encoding AAA family ATPase encodes the protein MIATDIAQTNGKVKATTPSVVPTVKLQQLREELKVVYLDRSEAIDLIMVGLLAKMHVFLGGQPGTGKTELAKAVSDAISGTTFFHYLMTKTTVAEEVLGAPDLAELQKGKFVRDTEAMLPEAHLALMDEIGKANSIVRNSALGLMNEREFLNGKIKLQSPLITMIGCSNELLDGEEDGAFWDRLSLRYMVDYLGDEDLRTLLLRKTGNAIAPKVTTVLSLAELEQMQTQVQKLPFTSQVVDSLVDLQREFKKENFVASTRKYVQMVMILRAYAFLQGETEVSEDSFEILNHVIWNHPREKTAIAKIVAKVGNPLNIQAQETLIAITEAISQLGTCPTFGTKQEKENWATEGTGVLSDLRNMTDRLQSMITQYPHKAKKAQQVVLEIESKKKPLLAKVSEILYGA
- a CDS encoding DUF6744 family protein: MNTTAMIATQQALIDRGAEYLGDLIAWSICAETRLSEQTLKQAAQQVNLDYGYLPESPNKLSAFKHARSKTQTQLTSHDLLIRQISNNGVLVYGFVLENKNEKDKKLRYSQLASYSFDKSNESTNWKQEDWSSEYESLITIAKATFDKWYAWSQEITSKEIRAMLTEFVKKSGVPFREKGGTYFVARRFRTELKAFRELLPLIHRENYMRWMPIAGIGDMDIIARQSLEKEVQAMSGYLDDLLDPQKASETKGSTLQNQLRVYREVEDKTKMLSELLQFRSDTLTDKLAQLKQRCVEALNGMATTASTKTEVKPTDPPTIPEQQPEAETLQQEISIDPDPEADIEDNLFDIGF